The genomic region ACACCACCGTCTGGACCGCCTGCATCACGCCTCTGACCACCAACGCCGCTGCCGTCGACTACGCCAGCTTCGAGCAGACCCTCCGCCGACAGGAAGCCGCTGGCAACGGCATCCTCCTCCTGGGCACAACCGGCGAAGGCGCTTCACTCAGCTCTGAGGAGAAGCGGCAGATCATCCGCTGGGCCACGACGCTCGGGCTCAATGTCCCGGTCATGGTCGGCGTCCCCGGCTATCAGTTCGCGGATGCCCTCAACTGCGTCGAGTGGCTCCGCGGGACTCACGCTGACGCGCTGCTCGTCCCGACCCCCTGCTACACCAAGCCCGGCCGCCACGGACAGGCCGCCTGGTTCCGTTCGATGCTCGACGCGGCTGGCCGCCCCTGCATGCTCTACAACGTCCCGTCGCGCTCAGGCGTCGCCCTCGCCACCGACGCTGTCCGTGACATCGCCGATCACCCCAACTGCTGGTCGATCAAGGAAGCCTCCGGATCGATCGATCGCTTCAACGAGTTCGCCGAGACGGGCCTGGCGATCTACTCCGGCAACGATGACATCATGCCCGACATCGGCCCTCGCGGGGCCGCCGGTCTTGTGTCCGTCGCTTCCAACCTTTGGCCCGAGCAGACCCTCGACTACGCCCGCCGGTGTATCACCGGAACGCTCAGCGTCGACGAACGCCAACTCTGGTCCGCCGCCATCGCCGAGCTCTTCCGCGCGTCCAACCCTGTCCCCGCCAAGCGTGCCATGCACGCCCTCGGCCTCATCGCGACCCCTGCCCTGCGTCCACCCCTCCACGGCGACGACCTCGACGACCTGAGCCCACTCCTGTCATACTCCGCAGAGATTCAGGAGACCACCGTTGCCGCTTGATGACCTTTCCAACCATGACTTTCTAAGACAGCTCGAATCAGGCGAACGCCGCGTCGCCGCCCGCGCCGAGGACGGCACATGGACCGTCAACGAGGATGTCAAACGTCGCATCCTCGAAGTCTTCCGAACTTCCGAGCTTGCCGCCTTCGAGGGCGGGTCGGTCGATAAAGCCGATCTTGGACCGCGCCGCTTCCATGTCGAAGACGGCATCCGCCAGA from Phycisphaeraceae bacterium harbors:
- the dapA gene encoding 4-hydroxy-tetrahydrodipicolinate synthase, encoding MNPFNTTVWTACITPLTTNAAAVDYASFEQTLRRQEAAGNGILLLGTTGEGASLSSEEKRQIIRWATTLGLNVPVMVGVPGYQFADALNCVEWLRGTHADALLVPTPCYTKPGRHGQAAWFRSMLDAAGRPCMLYNVPSRSGVALATDAVRDIADHPNCWSIKEASGSIDRFNEFAETGLAIYSGNDDIMPDIGPRGAAGLVSVASNLWPEQTLDYARRCITGTLSVDERQLWSAAIAELFRASNPVPAKRAMHALGLIATPALRPPLHGDDLDDLSPLLSYSAEIQETTVAA